One Proteinivorax tanatarense DNA segment encodes these proteins:
- a CDS encoding Ppx/GppA phosphatase family protein: protein MLFLTPYIIRRLGLLISVIDIGSNSIRLLVAKIKDGDIKTVYSDRFVAKLGQSNSANLLDEKKILNSLQGIEKYKEKSLKLGAKKIYAFATSAVREASNGDIFIAEVNKMGIECSIISGEKEAELSFKGAAIGLNIEKFIMLDLGGGSLELCYKNKEGIKGNSYKIGAVRYTNQFIKSDPPQQRELKLLKAKLKQDLDYIKTKTDIEVRNLPLVAVGGTAFSLAAIFKGVQHQAHQEEKIVNIKMPISWLKELTTKLENVNILERQKILGAHKDRAEIIVAGANILLTITQGLGYNVLLVTNGDLRQGFIKENCRGVEQSGSSSGS, encoded by the coding sequence ATGCTTTTTTTAACCCCTTATATTATTAGGAGGTTGGGTTTATTGATATCAGTAATAGACATAGGCAGTAACTCTATAAGACTACTAGTTGCTAAAATAAAAGATGGAGATATAAAAACAGTTTATTCGGATAGATTTGTTGCAAAATTAGGTCAGAGTAACAGTGCTAATCTATTGGATGAGAAAAAAATTCTAAACTCTCTTCAGGGCATTGAAAAATATAAAGAGAAAAGCTTAAAGCTTGGGGCAAAAAAAATATATGCTTTTGCTACAAGCGCTGTTCGTGAAGCTAGTAATGGTGATATATTTATAGCAGAAGTTAACAAAATGGGCATAGAATGCTCCATAATTTCAGGAGAAAAAGAAGCAGAGTTAAGCTTTAAAGGAGCTGCTATTGGACTTAATATAGAAAAGTTTATTATGTTAGATTTAGGAGGAGGCAGCTTGGAACTTTGCTATAAAAATAAAGAAGGTATAAAAGGGAATAGTTATAAAATAGGAGCTGTTAGATACACAAATCAATTTATAAAGTCAGACCCTCCACAGCAAAGGGAACTTAAACTTTTAAAAGCAAAACTTAAACAAGACTTAGATTATATTAAAACGAAAACTGACATAGAGGTTAGAAACTTACCACTAGTAGCAGTTGGAGGAACGGCATTTTCTTTGGCCGCTATTTTTAAAGGCGTTCAACATCAAGCGCATCAAGAGGAGAAAATTGTAAATATAAAAATGCCTATTTCTTGGCTAAAAGAATTGACAACCAAATTAGAAAATGTTAATATATTAGAGCGTCAGAAAATCCTAGGTGCTCACAAAGATAGAGCTGAGATAATTGTTGCAGGAGCAAATATACTCTTGACAATAACCCAGGGATTAGGGTATAATGTGTTATTAGTGACTAATGGCGATTTACGTCAAGGATTTATCAAAGAAAATTGTCGCGGGGTGGAGCAGTCAGGCAGCTCGTCGGGCTCATAA
- the ftsH gene encoding ATP-dependent zinc metalloprotease FtsH has product MNHRKITIYVLIFLIGIALFQGGIPLGEPPEEIGYREFLNLIEQEQVGASVTIQERRIQGTFAGEEEREFITLVPTEEKLNEVVDSLVAQQVDINVTEPEGPSIILQMLTWVLPFILLMAIFFFFMQQSQGGGSRVMNFGKSKAKLHDSSDKDVTFKDVAGVEEAKEDLEEVVQFLKEPKKFNDLGARIPKGVLLFGPPGTGKTLLAKAVAGEAGVPFFSISGSDFVEMFVGVGASRVRDLFENAKKNSPCIIFIDEIDAVGRQRGAGLGGGHDEREQTLNQLLVEMDGFGPNEGIIVMAATNRPDILDNALLRPGRFDRQVTVDSPDVKGREQILKVHSAGKPLDESVKLEVLARRTPGFTGADLENLVNEGALLAARRDSKEISMDDLENAIDRVIAGPEKKSRVMNETERKILAYHEAGHAVVSHFLEHADPVHKVTIVPRGRAGGYTLSLPKEDRFLLTRSEIMAKISVLLGGRVAEDLVLGEISTGAQNDIERVSSLTRKLIMEYGMSDKLGPLTFGQKQDQVFLGRDISRDRDYSEEVASAIDKETKDIVNSGYQRAVEILTEKRDRLDALSDALLEQETINVDAFNALMDGNEVKSESRIDESEDSKDKTEDSKDKSEDSKDSQNN; this is encoded by the coding sequence ATGAATCATAGAAAGATAACGATTTATGTATTAATTTTTTTGATAGGTATTGCATTATTTCAAGGAGGAATTCCCCTGGGAGAGCCTCCAGAAGAAATAGGGTATAGGGAGTTTTTGAATCTCATTGAACAAGAGCAAGTTGGTGCTTCTGTAACAATCCAAGAAAGAAGGATACAAGGCACTTTTGCAGGAGAAGAAGAAAGAGAGTTTATAACATTAGTTCCTACAGAGGAAAAGCTAAATGAAGTGGTTGACTCTTTAGTAGCTCAGCAAGTAGATATTAATGTTACAGAACCTGAAGGTCCAAGCATTATTTTACAAATGTTAACATGGGTTCTTCCTTTTATTTTGCTAATGGCGATATTCTTCTTTTTCATGCAACAGTCCCAAGGTGGAGGAAGTAGAGTGATGAACTTTGGTAAAAGTAAAGCAAAGCTTCATGATTCCTCCGACAAGGACGTAACTTTTAAAGATGTAGCTGGAGTAGAAGAAGCAAAGGAAGATTTAGAAGAGGTAGTTCAATTTTTAAAAGAACCTAAGAAGTTCAATGATTTAGGTGCTAGGATTCCAAAAGGAGTGTTATTATTTGGCCCTCCAGGGACAGGTAAAACTTTACTTGCTAAAGCTGTAGCTGGAGAAGCGGGAGTGCCTTTTTTCAGCATAAGTGGATCTGACTTTGTTGAAATGTTTGTAGGTGTTGGGGCTTCAAGGGTTAGAGATTTATTTGAAAATGCTAAGAAAAACTCTCCCTGCATTATATTCATAGATGAAATTGATGCTGTTGGAAGACAAAGGGGAGCAGGCCTTGGTGGTGGTCATGATGAAAGGGAACAGACACTTAACCAACTGCTAGTTGAGATGGACGGTTTTGGTCCCAACGAAGGAATCATTGTAATGGCAGCTACCAATAGACCTGATATTTTAGATAATGCCCTGTTAAGACCTGGAAGATTTGATAGACAAGTAACTGTAGATTCTCCTGATGTAAAAGGTAGGGAGCAAATTTTGAAAGTACACTCTGCAGGAAAGCCGTTAGATGAGAGTGTTAAGCTAGAAGTGCTAGCAAGGCGCACACCAGGCTTTACTGGAGCAGACTTGGAAAACTTAGTAAATGAGGGTGCTTTACTGGCAGCTAGACGTGATAGCAAAGAAATTTCTATGGATGATTTAGAAAATGCTATCGACCGAGTTATAGCGGGACCAGAAAAGAAATCTAGAGTTATGAATGAAACTGAAAGAAAAATATTGGCCTATCATGAAGCTGGTCACGCTGTTGTCAGTCACTTTTTAGAGCATGCAGACCCTGTTCATAAAGTGACAATCGTGCCAAGGGGGCGTGCAGGTGGGTATACCCTATCCTTGCCAAAAGAAGATAGATTTTTACTTACTAGATCTGAAATTATGGCTAAAATTTCGGTGTTGCTAGGAGGAAGAGTAGCTGAAGATTTAGTTTTGGGTGAAATAAGTACAGGAGCTCAAAATGATATTGAAAGGGTTAGTTCTCTTACAAGAAAGCTAATTATGGAATACGGTATGAGTGATAAGCTAGGTCCTCTCACTTTTGGTCAAAAACAAGATCAAGTATTCTTAGGTAGGGATATAAGCCGCGATAGAGATTATAGTGAAGAAGTGGCATCTGCTATAGATAAAGAAACCAAAGACATAGTTAATAGCGGCTATCAGAGAGCTGTTGAAATTTTAACTGAAAAAAGAGATAGGCTTGATGCTTTATCTGATGCACTACTGGAGCAAGAAACCATAAATGTAGATGCGTTTAATGCTCTTATGGATGGCAATGAGGTCAAATCTGAGAGCAGAATAGACGAATCTGAGGATAGTAAAGATAAAACTGAGGATAGTAAAGATAAATCTGAGGATAGTAAAGATAGTCAAAATAATTAA
- the hutH gene encoding histidine ammonia-lyase, with protein sequence MEKVKLDGQSLMIEDVIAVVLGNKKVELSQQGKEQVNKSREYVDQLIKDEKVVYGITTGFGKFSDTFIQQQDTGTLQHNLIVSHACGVGKPFSREVVRGMMLLRANSLSSGYSGIHFDTLNLLIEMLNRGVTPYIPSQGSLGASGDLVPLAHMALVLLGKGKAYVNEELLEGLEALNKVGLSPIKLRAKEGLALINGTQAMTSCGVLAIHHTNQIKKLADIIAAMTLEAYEGIIDAFDEKVAKIRKHKGQEESAENIRGILKDSHLVTKQGQLRVQDPYTLRCVAQVHGGSREAIKYVENVVTNEVNAVTDNPLIFSEENQVISGGNFHGQPMAIALDTLAIATSELANISERRIERLVNPQLSGLPAFLTERGGLNSGFMIPQYTAASLVSENKVLSHPASVDSIPSSANQEDHVSMGTTAARKALQVVENTYNVLAIELMSAIQALDFRDTSKMSKITRLVYQIARDEVPMLKEDRELHIDMNKLTNLLKNDVLKQVEKNIKLK encoded by the coding sequence TTGGAAAAAGTAAAACTAGATGGACAATCTCTGATGATTGAAGACGTAATTGCAGTAGTTTTAGGCAACAAAAAAGTTGAGCTATCTCAACAAGGTAAAGAACAAGTTAATAAAAGTAGGGAATATGTTGACCAGTTAATTAAGGATGAAAAAGTTGTTTATGGAATAACTACAGGGTTTGGAAAGTTTAGCGACACATTTATCCAACAGCAAGACACCGGCACTCTTCAGCATAACTTAATAGTTAGCCATGCTTGTGGAGTGGGGAAACCATTTAGTAGAGAAGTAGTAAGGGGGATGATGCTTCTCAGAGCTAACTCACTATCAAGTGGTTACTCAGGTATTCATTTCGACACATTAAATTTGCTGATAGAAATGCTTAATAGGGGAGTGACACCATATATCCCTTCACAAGGATCTTTAGGGGCCAGTGGTGACCTAGTTCCTTTGGCACATATGGCATTGGTGTTACTGGGTAAAGGAAAAGCATATGTAAATGAAGAGTTGCTAGAAGGATTGGAGGCTTTAAACAAAGTAGGCCTCTCCCCAATAAAACTAAGGGCTAAAGAAGGCTTAGCTTTGATTAACGGAACACAGGCTATGACCAGCTGTGGAGTATTGGCTATTCATCACACCAATCAAATTAAAAAATTAGCTGATATTATTGCCGCTATGACTTTAGAGGCTTATGAAGGAATAATTGATGCGTTTGACGAAAAAGTAGCTAAAATAAGAAAACATAAAGGTCAAGAAGAAAGTGCTGAAAATATAAGAGGTATACTAAAGGATAGCCACTTAGTTACTAAACAAGGTCAGTTAAGGGTACAAGATCCTTATACACTAAGGTGTGTTGCTCAGGTTCATGGTGGAAGTAGAGAAGCTATAAAGTATGTAGAGAATGTTGTAACCAATGAAGTTAATGCCGTTACTGATAATCCATTGATATTTTCCGAAGAAAATCAAGTTATTTCAGGAGGGAACTTTCATGGACAGCCTATGGCAATAGCCTTGGATACTTTAGCAATTGCTACTTCTGAGCTTGCTAATATATCAGAAAGAAGGATTGAGAGACTTGTAAATCCTCAGTTAAGTGGATTACCAGCCTTCTTAACAGAACGGGGTGGTTTAAATTCAGGGTTTATGATTCCTCAATATACAGCTGCCAGCTTAGTTTCTGAGAACAAAGTATTAAGCCATCCTGCATCAGTTGACTCTATACCATCTTCAGCCAATCAAGAGGATCATGTTAGTATGGGTACCACTGCAGCTCGAAAAGCGCTACAGGTGGTAGAAAACACTTATAACGTTTTAGCTATCGAGTTAATGTCTGCGATACAAGCTCTTGATTTTAGAGATACTAGTAAAATGAGTAAAATTACCCGATTAGTATATCAAATAGCTAGAGATGAGGTTCCTATGCTTAAAGAGGATAGAGAACTTCATATAGATATGAATAAGCTCACAAACCTGCTAAAAAATGATGTATTAAAGCAGGTAGAAAAAAATATAAAATTAAAATAG
- the tilS gene encoding tRNA lysidine(34) synthetase TilS produces the protein MLETTKKFLLSNNISNKNIVVAVSGGPDSVALINLLYTLKHEYNLCLHIAHLDHGLREEAVKDSLFVKNVAEKLDLPYTIEKRFVKQNGSVQDNARKERFDFLKDVCYKTSSRIVALGQHKDDQLETIMMNFFRGASLWGLGGIRSVNEYEGITLVRPLLEHTKEDIFQYLSRNNLPYITDESNKGTKYKRNKFRIEIIPYLEKQVGTHIKNVITENSKQWQREGEYFKMQSEKIFQDAQTDHHIFPVNLKASTIRKEHEALWGWVLVAALEKLLGQVQDFSSNHIHKLKELVMLQRASMLQLPNKVTAVRWGQYISLFKDENLPESLGDIKIKNENIEIPLNNKKIKISLNKAQGKAAHLINANFIKWPLFIRARKAGDYFFLKEDGGRKKVKDFMIDEKIPQIIRDIIPILVDADDNVLAILGERTNGKYKANKECNNKLYIYINEMEEQ, from the coding sequence ATGTTAGAAACTACAAAGAAGTTTTTGTTGAGTAACAATATATCTAATAAAAATATTGTGGTAGCTGTTTCTGGCGGACCTGACTCAGTAGCTTTAATAAATTTACTATATACTTTAAAGCATGAATATAACCTGTGTTTACATATCGCCCATTTAGACCACGGCTTACGAGAAGAAGCGGTTAAAGATAGTCTGTTTGTAAAAAATGTTGCGGAAAAACTAGATTTGCCTTATACTATTGAAAAAAGATTTGTTAAACAAAATGGATCTGTTCAGGATAATGCAAGAAAAGAACGATTTGATTTTTTAAAAGATGTTTGTTATAAAACTTCTAGTAGAATAGTTGCCCTAGGACAGCATAAAGATGATCAACTTGAAACTATTATGATGAATTTTTTTAGGGGAGCTAGTTTATGGGGATTAGGTGGAATTAGATCAGTTAATGAGTATGAGGGAATTACTTTAGTTCGGCCGCTGTTAGAACATACTAAAGAAGATATCTTTCAATACTTAAGTAGGAACAACTTACCTTATATAACTGACGAAAGCAATAAGGGTACAAAGTATAAGAGAAATAAATTTAGGATAGAGATTATACCATATTTGGAAAAGCAGGTTGGCACTCATATAAAAAATGTAATCACTGAGAACAGTAAGCAGTGGCAGCGAGAAGGTGAATACTTTAAGATGCAGAGTGAAAAAATCTTTCAAGATGCCCAAACTGATCACCATATTTTCCCAGTCAACTTAAAAGCTTCCACAATAAGGAAAGAGCACGAAGCTTTATGGGGTTGGGTGCTTGTAGCAGCTTTAGAAAAGTTATTAGGGCAGGTTCAAGATTTTAGCAGTAACCATATACATAAATTAAAAGAACTTGTTATGCTACAGCGAGCTTCGATGCTACAGTTACCCAACAAAGTCACTGCAGTTAGATGGGGGCAATATATATCATTGTTTAAAGATGAGAATTTACCTGAATCTTTAGGTGATATAAAAATAAAAAATGAGAATATCGAAATACCTTTAAATAACAAGAAAATAAAAATATCTTTAAATAAAGCCCAAGGAAAGGCAGCTCACTTAATAAATGCTAACTTTATAAAGTGGCCTTTATTTATAAGGGCAAGAAAAGCAGGGGATTATTTTTTTTTGAAGGAGGATGGGGGAAGAAAAAAAGTTAAAGATTTTATGATAGATGAAAAGATTCCCCAAATCATAAGGGATATAATACCAATACTAGTAGATGCTGATGATAATGTGCTAGCTATTCTTGGAGAAAGAACAAATGGAAAGTATAAGGCAAATAAGGAATGTAATAACAAATTATATATATATATAAATGAAATGGAGGAACAATAA
- the hutU gene encoding urocanate hydratase has translation MEFKAPRGQEISCKGWQQEAVLRMLLNNLDSEVAEKPEELIVYGGTGKAARNLESFEAIVSTLKNLENDETMLVQSGKPVAVFKTHTFAPRVLIANSLLVPAWADWDSFWDLEKKGLTMYGQMTAGSWIYIGTQGILQGTYETFAEAAKQHFSNDLTGKIVLTAGVGGMGGAQPLAVTMNNGVAIAVDVDEERIKRRVNTRYCDKITHDLEECLSWAREAADKGEPLSIGLVGNAAEIYPQLIEKGITPDVVTDQTSAHDPLGGYVPANMTLKEAEELRKKDPEKYIHLSKSSMADHVKAMLKMQEKGAVVFDYGNNIRQFAKEYGVKNAFDFPGFVPAYIRPQFCEGRGPFRWVALSGDPKDIEETDKLVKEMFPEQERLTRWIDMASEMVEFQGLPSRICWLGYGERAKLGLAFNKLVKEGKVKGPIVIGRDHLDCGSVASPNRETEGMKDGSDAIADWPILNALINSVSGASWVSVHHGGGVGIGYSMHAGMVVVADGTEEAEKRLETVLTTDPGMGVVRHVDAGYQKAVDHAIKHGVKIPMLKK, from the coding sequence ATGGAATTTAAAGCTCCTAGAGGACAAGAAATTAGTTGTAAAGGTTGGCAACAAGAAGCGGTGCTAAGAATGCTTTTAAACAACCTTGATTCAGAGGTGGCAGAAAAACCAGAGGAACTAATAGTTTATGGTGGTACAGGAAAGGCAGCAAGGAATCTAGAATCTTTTGAGGCAATAGTCTCAACATTAAAAAACCTAGAAAACGATGAAACCATGCTTGTACAATCGGGCAAGCCAGTAGCTGTTTTTAAAACTCACACCTTTGCACCAAGAGTGCTAATTGCAAACTCACTGCTAGTTCCAGCTTGGGCTGACTGGGATAGTTTCTGGGATTTAGAGAAAAAAGGGTTAACAATGTATGGGCAGATGACAGCAGGAAGTTGGATTTATATCGGCACCCAAGGTATTTTGCAAGGAACTTATGAAACCTTTGCAGAAGCAGCAAAACAACACTTTAGTAATGACTTAACAGGTAAGATCGTTTTAACTGCTGGAGTTGGAGGAATGGGTGGAGCTCAACCCTTAGCTGTTACTATGAATAATGGTGTTGCTATAGCTGTAGATGTTGATGAGGAAAGAATTAAAAGAAGGGTTAACACAAGGTATTGTGATAAAATTACTCATGATCTAGAAGAGTGTTTAAGCTGGGCAAGGGAAGCTGCAGATAAAGGGGAGCCATTATCAATTGGTTTGGTTGGCAATGCAGCTGAAATTTATCCCCAGTTAATAGAAAAAGGAATAACCCCTGATGTAGTAACAGATCAAACTTCTGCCCACGACCCACTAGGTGGTTATGTTCCAGCTAATATGACATTAAAAGAGGCTGAAGAATTAAGGAAAAAAGACCCTGAAAAGTATATTCACCTTTCAAAATCTAGTATGGCTGACCATGTTAAAGCTATGTTAAAGATGCAAGAGAAAGGAGCAGTTGTATTCGATTATGGCAATAACATCAGGCAGTTTGCCAAAGAATATGGTGTGAAAAATGCATTTGATTTCCCAGGGTTTGTGCCTGCATATATTAGACCTCAATTCTGCGAAGGTAGAGGGCCTTTCAGATGGGTTGCACTTTCAGGAGATCCCAAGGATATTGAAGAAACAGATAAGCTAGTTAAAGAAATGTTTCCTGAGCAGGAAAGACTTACTCGCTGGATAGATATGGCTTCTGAAATGGTAGAATTTCAAGGCCTGCCTTCAAGAATATGCTGGTTAGGATATGGAGAAAGAGCGAAGCTTGGCCTTGCGTTTAACAAGCTTGTTAAAGAAGGAAAAGTAAAGGGGCCTATTGTTATAGGTAGGGACCACTTAGATTGCGGATCGGTTGCATCTCCTAATAGAGAGACAGAAGGAATGAAGGATGGCAGTGATGCAATTGCAGATTGGCCGATACTTAATGCATTGATTAACAGTGTATCTGGTGCTAGCTGGGTATCAGTTCACCATGGTGGAGGAGTAGGAATTGGCTACTCAATGCATGCTGGTATGGTTGTAGTTGCTGATGGTACAGAGGAAGCTGAAAAGAGATTAGAAACAGTGCTAACTACTGACCCTGGTATGGGCGTAGTAAGACATGTTGATGCTGGATATCAAAAAGCAGTAGATCATGCTATAAAGCATGGGGTAAAAATACCTATGTTAAAAAAATAA
- the hpt gene encoding hypoxanthine phosphoribosyltransferase, with product MVEGAIDRVLFSEKDIAEKVEELGKQITKDYKGKDLLLVCVLKGGILFMSDLSKKIDLPLKMDFIAVSSYGDSTVSSGVVKILKDLDTSIEGKDVLIVEDIIDSGLTLKYLLGNLKTRKPASLKVCTLLDKPKRRTVDLTPEYCGFSIENHFVVGYGLDFMQMFRNVPYVFIPKQEYVDKMQSS from the coding sequence ATGGTAGAAGGTGCTATTGATAGAGTTCTTTTTTCAGAGAAAGATATAGCTGAAAAAGTAGAGGAACTAGGGAAGCAAATTACTAAAGACTATAAAGGAAAAGACCTTTTGTTAGTTTGTGTATTAAAAGGTGGCATTTTATTTATGAGTGATCTTTCAAAAAAAATAGATCTCCCCTTAAAAATGGACTTTATAGCAGTTTCGTCATATGGAGATTCTACTGTCTCATCAGGGGTTGTAAAAATATTAAAAGATTTAGATACATCTATAGAAGGAAAAGATGTATTGATAGTAGAAGATATAATAGATAGCGGTTTGACTTTGAAATATCTATTAGGGAACCTTAAAACTAGAAAGCCAGCTTCCTTAAAGGTGTGCACTCTTTTAGATAAGCCAAAGCGAAGAACCGTAGACTTAACGCCTGAATATTGTGGTTTTTCTATAGAAAATCATTTTGTGGTAGGGTATGGGTTGGATTTTATGCAAATGTTTCGCAATGTCCCATATGTATTTATTCCAAAACAAGAGTATGTAGACAAAATGCAATCCTCCTAA
- the spoIIE gene encoding stage II sporulation protein E gives MINKETYRWADVEGSNQREYMAYLKKYLNKESIMLNITAVLLSQVFILKGVAPFVLPFFAVVPMANFPSVLLLVLLSEVVSGSMTVFLTAISGIGIWIIRKKYSNKEYITYLSLPLLITFCYSPILFGSQIISFDLMVLCLQITMGLAAAYIFKQGIVSYRQHDINSLSIEQKVCAVILCSIALSALANVYLFENLSALNIVSKYMLLLAALKVDLYKVASLGLILGLLSNFSNPYVIYYIAYYGFVGLTTGMLTQWKKFGIIFGFICGTFTMMIYTIDFFDLSFFMGEGLIAIMLFAVTPVSWINKIYSTKQASKKFEQEQIKDAAIKKIYQFSSVFKELSSGFNNTAASTYHNNQEEITEIMEGICERVCKDCDRYNRCWKDRFNSTYRQFFSLIEATEGGIEDLNNCKSEILVNCKNKSRLVDATVNIYKLFEINHKWKSKFNESRGMVANQLEGVAKVMEQLALDINLDVGPRSQIEEGIFEQLEDEEFECTEIKVLGTEINRPEVHVSLNGCSGCEKFCQKNIYDTIQKNFSLPMTIVKNQCIQQGSSKCKVSYIPQKKYTMSVSLAQKSNDLKEKCGDSFLDFSLNNGKHVLILSDGMGKGEEAEKESKRIIGLIKKLMLIGFEPEKAIKSVNSILALRGESESFGTLDIAVLDLYTGKAKMYKNGAVSSYIKRETEVEIIEGNDLPIGVVEEVDSNTTVSYLREGDFLVMMSDGLFTGLTKEGEDRWLKSLLKNINGKVNANRLAELILNKSKTKLKGVDTDDMSVAVIKISNNEPKAFMGRWVV, from the coding sequence ATGATTAACAAGGAAACCTATCGTTGGGCAGATGTTGAAGGGAGTAACCAGCGGGAATATATGGCATATTTAAAAAAATATTTAAACAAAGAGTCTATTATGCTGAATATAACGGCAGTTCTTTTATCTCAAGTTTTTATTTTAAAAGGGGTAGCTCCTTTTGTACTTCCCTTTTTCGCCGTAGTGCCTATGGCTAATTTTCCTAGTGTACTTTTATTAGTGCTATTATCTGAGGTAGTGTCAGGTAGTATGACGGTTTTTTTAACAGCCATTTCCGGGATTGGAATTTGGATTATAAGGAAAAAGTACTCAAATAAAGAATACATTACATATTTGTCACTGCCGCTACTAATTACTTTTTGTTACTCACCAATCTTATTTGGTTCCCAGATAATATCCTTTGATTTAATGGTGTTATGTTTACAAATAACTATGGGCCTAGCAGCTGCTTATATATTCAAACAAGGGATAGTATCTTATAGACAGCACGACATAAATAGTTTATCTATAGAGCAAAAGGTATGTGCCGTCATATTATGTTCTATTGCCTTAAGCGCGCTAGCGAATGTATATTTATTTGAAAATTTAAGTGCTTTAAATATTGTTTCAAAGTACATGCTATTATTAGCTGCACTAAAAGTAGATCTTTACAAAGTGGCCTCTTTAGGTTTGATACTGGGTCTGTTATCAAACTTTAGCAATCCCTACGTTATTTATTATATTGCATATTATGGTTTTGTTGGTTTAACTACAGGAATGTTAACTCAATGGAAAAAGTTTGGGATAATATTTGGGTTTATTTGTGGGACTTTTACTATGATGATTTATACAATCGATTTCTTTGATTTGAGTTTTTTTATGGGAGAGGGTTTAATAGCTATAATGTTATTTGCTGTGACTCCAGTTAGCTGGATAAATAAAATATATTCGACTAAACAGGCTAGTAAAAAGTTTGAACAGGAACAAATAAAGGATGCAGCGATAAAAAAGATTTACCAATTTTCTTCTGTTTTTAAAGAACTGTCTTCAGGGTTTAATAACACTGCTGCATCAACATATCACAATAATCAAGAAGAGATAACTGAAATTATGGAAGGTATATGTGAAAGAGTTTGCAAAGATTGTGATAGATATAATAGATGCTGGAAAGACAGGTTTAATTCCACATATAGGCAGTTTTTTTCTCTTATTGAAGCTACTGAAGGGGGAATAGAAGACTTAAATAATTGCAAGTCAGAAATTTTAGTGAATTGTAAAAACAAAAGTAGGCTTGTAGATGCTACAGTTAACATCTATAAACTGTTTGAAATAAATCACAAATGGAAATCAAAATTTAACGAGAGCAGAGGTATGGTGGCTAATCAGCTTGAAGGTGTAGCTAAAGTAATGGAGCAATTGGCCCTCGACATAAACCTAGATGTCGGACCGAGAAGTCAAATAGAGGAAGGGATATTTGAGCAGTTAGAGGATGAAGAATTTGAATGTACTGAGATAAAGGTTTTAGGAACAGAAATAAATAGGCCAGAAGTGCATGTTTCTTTAAATGGCTGCTCCGGATGTGAAAAGTTTTGCCAGAAAAACATTTATGACACTATACAGAAAAACTTTAGTTTGCCTATGACAATAGTAAAAAACCAATGTATTCAACAAGGAAGCTCAAAATGCAAGGTGTCCTATATACCTCAAAAAAAATATACAATGTCAGTTTCACTGGCCCAAAAAAGTAATGATTTAAAAGAAAAGTGTGGTGATTCATTTTTAGATTTTTCTTTGAATAACGGTAAACATGTGTTAATTTTAAGTGATGGGATGGGCAAGGGTGAAGAAGCTGAAAAAGAAAGCAAAAGAATAATAGGCTTAATTAAAAAGCTTATGCTTATAGGGTTTGAGCCGGAAAAAGCTATAAAATCCGTAAACTCTATATTAGCACTTAGAGGAGAAAGTGAATCTTTTGGAACTTTGGACATAGCTGTGCTTGATCTATATACAGGTAAAGCAAAGATGTATAAAAATGGTGCGGTGTCGTCTTATATAAAGAGAGAGACTGAAGTGGAAATTATTGAAGGAAATGACCTGCCTATCGGCGTGGTAGAGGAGGTAGATTCTAATACTACCGTAAGCTATTTAAGAGAGGGAGATTTTTTAGTGATGATGAGTGACGGACTGTTCACCGGGCTAACAAAAGAGGGGGAAGACAGGTGGCTTAAAAGTCTTTTAAAGAATATTAACGGTAAGGTTAATGCCAATAGGTTGGCAGAGTTAATACTAAACAAAAGCAAGACCAAGCTAAAAGGAGTAGATACCGATGATATGTCAGTAGCAGTAATAAAAATTAGCAACAATGAACCTAAAGCTTTCATGGGAAGATGGGTCGTTTGA